In Geotalea uraniireducens, the genomic window GGCAGCAGGCCGAGCAGCCCGGCCCACAGGCGGTCAGTTCCGTCGTTTCGGCCGTCATGTTGGTCACCAGCACCGTTTCGGCCTGCTCGGCAAGCCGCGCCATGGTCTCGCCAATGGCGGGAGCGCCGACGGCCCTTGCCAGGCCGGACAGGGTCATGGCAGTAATCTCGGCGGTGTAGGCGGCGAAGTCGAAATCGTTGCTTGGCATGGCTGCTCCGTCCGGCCGGCAATCCTGCGGTCGTGGCCGGAAACAGGTGTCGGGCCGTTCTGGCGTTACACTTCTTCTCAATTGTAATTGCGGCCGGGCGATCGTCAACCCGGCGGAGCCGGTAGCGGGCCGCACTTTTTATTTGCGGCGCTGGCGGTACCGGCCTATGATAGGGCCGTTCGGGTCCGGCCATCGGGCCAGCTTGCCATCGAGAGGAGCATTGCATGCGATTTATCAATACCGGGCGGGTGGTGGCCGCCCAGCTGACCACGCCGGCCGAGAATCCGCTGCTGACGGAGGACAGTCGGCTTATCGACGTCTGGTTCGAGGGGGCGGTGGTCCGTAAGCAGCTGTTCAAGAAGGTTACCAAGGCGGAGGAAGAATCCTTTGTCGCCCGGCTCCTGGCGGCGGGGTTCGTCCGCTCGGGCAATCTGTTGCTCGATCCCGCCGCGATCCTCTTTGCCGAGATGGAGAATCAGTTCGTTGGCGGGCTGGTCACTATCGGCTTCCAGGAAAACGGTAAGCCGCTCGAACTGAAGGTGAGCGGCAAGGTATTCGCCGATCTGTGCGACCGGCTCGCCGGCCATGGCCCCGCTTGAGGACGACCCGGTAAAATGCTTGCCACTGTTTGCTGCCGTCCGGTCTGCTTCTGGTATACTGTCGCCTTATGAATCGTCAGCTCTTCGTCGGTCGCAAGATACTCCGGATTCCTCCCTGTGGTTACCAAGTGGCGCGGGGACGGATCATCATGTCCACCCTCCTCGGGTCCTGCGTGGCGGCCTGCCTTTACGACCCGGAAAACGGCGTGGCCGGGATGAACCATTTCATGCTGAGCAATCGTCGCTATGCCCGCGAGATGCCCTTCAGCATCACCGAAGCGGGACGTTACGGCATCCATGCCATGGAGTTGCTGATCAACGCGCTGATGCGGCACGGGGCGCGGCGGGCCAACCTGCGGGCCAAGGCCTTCGGCGGCGCTTCGATCTTTACCAATCGGGACGTCGTCGGCAATTTCTCCTGCGTTGGCAGTGTGAATTGCCGTTTCATCCGGGAATTCCTCGATAACGAAGGAATTCCGCTCGTTGCCTCCGACCTGGGGGGGGAGCGGGGGCGGGTCATCTATTTCGATGGGGGCGACTATTCGGTGTATGTCCGCCGGATGAGCGGGCGGCGCAATATCGTCGTGGCGGAGCGCGACCGGAGCCTCTGGCAGCAGAGCGTGGAAGAGCATGACCGGGAGGCCGCCGGCATCGACCTCTGGCTGCCGGGGCAACCCCGTTACTGACGGAATGCGCCAGCGGCCGGGAACTGCCTGCCCGGCCGGCCATGGGCGACAAACGTGGCTGCGGAGGCCACACCGGACGGGGGAAGTGGGCGATGACCCTTTTTTCACCTGTTTTTCGCAAACATCGCACCATTCGCCGGATCAGGCTCTACTTGGCGATTGCTCTGGCGGGGTGGACGGCGTTACTGGCCCTGTCGATCATGCTGGAGCTCTCCTCGCTGCGCGGCAATACCGAGCAGACTGCCAGAGCCGAGGCCCTGATGGCCTACGAAAAAGATGCTCTCTACCGGCGCTGGGCGTCCCGGCGCGGCGGCGTCTATGTTGAGGCATCACCCGATTCGCCGCCGAACCTGCATCTCTCCCATGTCACCGAACGGGATATCATTACCCCCTCAGGCCGCCATCTCACCCTTGTCAACCCTGCCTACATGACCCGCCAGGTTTTTCAGACCGCCAAGGAGTTTGCCGGTCCCCAGGGGCATATTGCCAGTCTTCGCCCCCTCTACCACGGCAACCAGCCCGACTCGTGGGAGGCGAAATGTCTCCGTTCCTTCGAACGGGGGACCACCGAGGCCAGCTCGGTCGAGTCGATGGCCGGCCAGCCCTACATGCGCTTCATGCGCCCCTTCATCGCTGAGGAGTCCTGTCTCAAGTGCCATGGCGTCCAGGGGTACAAAGTAGGTGATGTGGTCGGCGGCATCAGCGTCGCCGTACCGATGGCCGGCCTGCTCGCCGCCCAGCAGGAGGAGGTGTGGCAGATCTGGGGCTGGCACGGACTGCTCTGGCTCCTCGGCTGCGTCGTCATCGGCTGGGGCGGACGCCGTATCGGCCTCGATACGGTGGCCCTCGTCACCCAGGAGGAGCGCCTGACCGAGCGGAACGAAGAGCTGGTGATGACCGAGGAAGAGCTGCGACAGCAGGTAGACGAGTATCAGCAGGCCCAGAACGAGCTCCAGGCGGAGAAGAACAAACTGGAAACGATCATGGCCAGCATGGGAGACGGGCTGATTATCGTCGCTCCCGATTACCGGATCATCTATCAGAACCGGGTGATAACCGCCCTGTTCGGCGATCGGACCGGTGAACTCTGTTACCAGGCCTACCGAGGGAAGGCTGAGCGGTGTCTCGATTGTCCGGTCGACCAATCGTTTGCCGACGGCAGGCCCCATACCGAAGAGCTGACCTTGCAGAATGCCGGGCGGGAACTCTGTTTCGAGGTCATCGCCTCGCCGCTACGGGACTGGAACGGCTCCATCGTGGCGGTGGTGGCGGTGCTGCGCGATGTTACCGAACGGAAGAAGGCCCAACGGGAGATGGAACGGCTAAATGCCTCCCTTGAGGAACGGGTTTACGAGCGGACTGCCCTCCTGGAGTCGGAAATCAGGCAGCGGGAAGCCGCCCAGTACGAGATCGGCCTGTTGAACGAAGACCTGATGCGGCGCACGTTGCAGCTCGAACAGAGCAACCGGGAACTGGAATCGTTCAGCTATTCGGTGTCCCATGATCTGCGAGCCCCACTGCGCCACATCAATGGTTTCAGCCATGCCCTGGCCGAGGAGTTCGGCGACCTCCTGAACGAGGAGTGCCGCGGCTACCTGCAGCGGATCGATACCGCCGCCAGCCGGATGGGGGTGTTGATCGACGACCTGCTGTCGTTGGCGCGGGTGACCCAGGCGGAGATGCGCCACGAGCGGGTCGATCTGAGCGGCCTCTGCGTCCAGGTGCTGAAACAGCTGCAGGAGACCGCCCCGGCCCGGCAGGTGGAGTGGACCGTTGCCCCGGATGTTGCTGCCTGCGGCGATCCGTTGCTGCTGCGCCAGCTCATGGAAAACCTGCTCGGCAATGCCTGGAAGTATACGGGAAACGCCGACGTTGCCCGGATCGAATTCGGTCGGACTGAGTGGGAGGGGACCCCCTGCTGTTTTATCCGCGATAACGGGGTCGGCTTCGACATGCAGTATGCCGACAAGCTCTTCAAAGCGTTCCAGCGGTTGCACGGTACCGAGTTCGAAGGAAGCGGCATCGGCCTGGCAACTGTCCAGCGGATCATTGCCCGCCATGGCGGCCGGATCTGGGCGGAGTCGGCGGTCGGCTGCGGGGCGACATTCTATTTTGTCCTTCCCGGTTGTCCTGACCGCTAGCCATCTCCGCCAAGGGACGAATATCGTCAATGGAAGCTTCCCCGCGGCGAGGCGGCATCCCCGCCGCCGAACGGCGGACGCGGGCCGGTGGGGCCTGCCCGCGTCTCCTCTCCCGAAGATTGCAACGGCATGCTTCGTGCTAGAACGGTGGTACGGCGAATACCATGCCGGACAATCCGCAGGGGGGGCAGCTATGAAAGGCATCTGGGGGGGAGGAGTAGTGCTGGCGCTGGTACTGGCCGTGCTGATCGGCACGGTGCAGATTGCCGGCGCCAAGCAGGTTTATCTCAAGGACGGCGGGGTAATCGATTGCCGGTCGGCCTGGCGGGATGACGGGCGCGTGCAGGTGCTGGTCAACCGCGATACGCTGGTAACTCTCGGTACCGACGAGGTCGATCTGCCCAGGACCTTTGGCCGCCCTGCGGCAAAGCAGCTCCGGCAGAAACATCACCGTGGTCATCATCGTTCTGCGGGGCACGGCGCTGCGGCGGCTACAGCTGCCGACCCGCCGCCCGCGGCCGGCGATCCGGCGCCTGCCGGCGCTGTTGTCGACCCGGCTACCCCACCGGTCAAACCGGAACCCGCGCTGGCGTCGCCAGCCGTTCCGCATGTCGCTCCTTCCGCCGAACCGCCCCGGCAGCAATCACAGCCGACGGTGGGCATCCCGGCTCCGGCACCGGTGCCGGCCAATTCGATTCCGCCGAACGTCGCGCTGTTCCTCTCGACGTTTGGTACCTCGCTGGTCGCGGTGCTGGTCGTGCTGTTCCTCTTTTTCCTGGCGGTCTACTGGAAAGTCTACGTCAAGGCCGGAGAACCGGGCTGGAGCAGCCTGATCCCATTTTATAACCTGTTCATCCTGGTGAAGATCGCCGGCAAGCCGTGGTGGTGGTTCCTGCTGCTGTTCCTGCCGCTCGTCAATATCATCGTCGCCGTGCTGCTTCACCTGGCGCTGGCGGCCCGCTTCGGCAAGGGGGTGTTGTTCGGGCTCGGCCTGGCTTTCCTCGGTTTTATCTTCTTCCCGATTCTGGCCTTCGGCAAGGCGGAATACCAGCCGCTGATCCCGTCGCCGGCGGGAGCCTAGCGGCGGCCGGCGTTTTCTAACGGTGGGTGGCGATGATGGCGAGCATCTCCTCTTCCATGGTCGTCCGGGGGAAGACGGTGATCCGTCCCAGTTCCCGACCGTCGCGGATAAAGATGAAGACCGGCACGCTGTCGATGTCGAAGCGGTCCGCCAGGCCGATTCCATCGTCTTTGAGCCGGTCCACGGCATCGAGTTCCAGGGTGAGTCGCGAGTTGGCGGTGACGTCGAGGGTCTTCAGCAGTGTTGGCACTTCGCTGCGCGAATCGAGGCACCAGGTGCCGAAAAAGACCACGATCCGAGTTGGCCGGTCGATCCGGCGCAAGGCGGCGATCACCTTGGCCTGTGGCTGATAGGCCGCGGCATTGTCCCGGAAGATCGGGAAGGCGGCATAGAGCGCGGCCGGCGTAGTCGGACCGCGCAGGTCCTTGCCGGCCGGTTTCGCCCCCCACGCCGGCAGCGCGCTGCATGAGACGATCAGTGCCATCACCGCAAGAAATCGCATAATTCCTCCCCTTTTCGCCGTCGCGGCGAGTTGCCCCGTGGCTCTCATGAGAAGGTTTACCACGGGGCGCCGCCGTTGTCCATCGCGCCACGTTCCGTAGCCCCGGGGTGGATTTTCACTTTTGTGCGTCGACGGTTTAGGGTATTCTTGAAAACTTGTGCCGCTAACCGTTCCCTCCACCAAGGAGTTCCCATGAACGACCATCTGATTCCGCGCACGGAGTCGGCTTACTCATACCCGCTGCTGATCAAGAACCTCCTCCAGGCGCCGCTGGTTGCCGCTCCGGACCAGGAGATCGTCTACCGAGATTCGCTTCGTTATACCTACCGTACCCTGGGGGAGCGGATCTGCCGACTGGCCAATGTCCTGACCAGTCTCGGCGTCAAGGCCGGCGACACGGTGGCGGTAATGGACTGGGACAGCCATCGCTACCTGGAGTGTTTCTTCGCCGTGCCGATGATCGGCGCAGTGCTTCACACCATCAACGTCCGGCTCTCTCCTGAACAGATCCTCTATACCATCGACCATGCGGAAGACGATGTCCTTCTGGTCAACAGCGAGTTCGTGCCGCTGCTCGAGCAGATCAAGGGGCGGCTCGATACGGTCAGGACATTCGTGCTGTTGACTGACGACCGCAAGCCGGTTGCCGGTTCCATCCCGTTCGCCGGGGAATACGAGGAACTGCTGGCGGCGGCGCCAACCTCCTTCGATTTTCCCGACTTCGACGAGAATACCCGGGCGACTACATTCTATTCGACCGGCACCACCGGCTTGCCCAAGGGGGTCTATTTCAGCCATCGCCAGCTGGTGCTCCATACCTTCGCTACCGTTGCCGCCCTGGCGACGCCTTTGACCCACGGCCGGTTCCATCGCCAGGACGTCTACATGCCGATTACCCCGATGTTCCACGTCCATGCCTGGGGACTTCCCTACGTTGCAACCATGCTGGGAGTCAAGCAGGTCTATCCGGGGCGCTACGTCCCCGAACAATTGCTCGAACTGATCGCCCGCGAGCGGGTGACCTTTTCCCACTGTGTGCCGACCATCCTCCATATGCTGCTGAAAAGCCCTGCGTCCGCCACTGTCGATCTGGCCGGCTGGAAAGTGATCATCGGCGGGGCCAGCATGTCCCGGACCCTCTGTCTGGAGGCGCTGCAGCGGGGGATCGATCTCTTCACCGGTTACGGGATGTCGGAAACCTGCCCGATTCTCACCCTGGCACACCTGACCCCGGAGATGCTGGCGCGCCCGGCGGCGGAGCAGGCCGAGATTCGCTGCAAGACCGGCATCCCGTTGCCGCTGGTACATCTCCGGCTGGTGGACGAACAGTTCCGCGATGTCCCCCGCGATGGCCAGAGTACCGGTGAACTGGTGGTCCGCGCGCCCTGGCTCACCCAGGGGTATCTGAAAGATCACAAGGCGTCGGCGAAGCTGTGGGAGGGGGGGTGGCTCCATACCAGCGATGTGGCGAACATCGATCCCCATGGCTATGCGAAGATTACCGACCGGACCAAGGACGTGATCAAGGTGGCGGGGGAATGGCTCTCTTCGCTGGAACTGGAGGATCTGCTCGTCCATCACCCGGCGGTGGCGGAAGTGGCGGTGATCGGCCAGCCCGACGAGAAGTGGGGGGAGCGTCCCCTGGCGCTCGTGGTGACCAAGCCGGACCAGCAGCCGCCGGTGACGGAAAAGCAGCTGCTCCATCATGTGCGCGAGTACGCCGAAAAAGGGCTGATCTCCAAGCAGGTAGTGCTGCTGCGGCTGCGGTTCGTCGCTGCCATCGACAAGACCAGCGTCGGCAAAACCAACAAGGTCGCCCTGCGTGAGAAATATCTGTAACGAGAGAGGATCGGGATTGCGATGATCAAACGGCAGACAACCATCAACAGGATCTTCCGGCTGAGCGGCATCGGCCTGCATACCGGCCGGACCGTCACCCTCGAATTCCTCCCCCGGCGGGAGTTCGGCATCGCCTTCGTCAATAACGGCCAGCTGATCCCTGCCCGCTACGACATGGTGGCCGATACCCGCCTGTCGACGCAGATCGCCGCCGGCGGCGCCTCGGTGGCGACCATCGAGCACCTGATGGCCGCTTTCTACTATTCGGGGATCACCAACTGTCTGGTCTACATCGACGGCCCCGAGGTGCCGATTATGGATGGCTCGGCCTGGGAGTTCTACCACGAGATATGGCGGGCCGGCGTTTACGAGTTCCCCGAGCCGGGCGTCTACCTGCAGGTGACCCGGCCCGTCGAAGTGCGGCACAACGACGCCTGGGTGCGGATCAAGCCGCTCAATACCCTCGACATCACCATGACCATCGAGTTCCGGCCGCCGGTGGGGAAACAGCGCAAGCGGGTGATGGACGTGGAGAATGCCGTTTCGATCATCAACTCGCGGACCTTCGTCCTCCACGAGGAGATCGAGGCGATCCGCAAGGCCGGGCTGGCCAAGGGGGGATCCCTCGACAACGCCGTGGTGATCGGCGGCGAGAGCATCGTCAACCCCCAGGGGCTCCGCTACAAGAAGGAACTGGTGAACCACAAGATCCTCGACCTGATCGGCGACCTCTATACCTGCGGTTACCGGTTGCTCGGCAAGGTGGAGGCGCACAAGACCGGTCACTACCTGAACAACCTGCTATTGCGGGAAATCTTTTCCGATCCGGAAAATTACGCTATCTACTGAAGGCCGGAGGGCTCGCGCCCTCCGTAACAATGATCAAATCTTGCCCAACAGCCGGAGCAGGCCGTCGAGAATGGTAACCGGGTGGGGAGGGCAGCCGGGGATGTAGAGGTCGACCGGGACGAGGTCGCCGATGCCGTTGTGCGCTGCCGGGGAGTCGAGGTAAGGCCCGCCGTTGATGGCGCAGGCGCCGCAGGCGACGACGATCTTCGGCGCCGGGATCGCCTCGTAGGTCATCAGCAGCGCTTCGCGCATGTTTTCGCTGACCGGGCCGGTGACCCAGAGGCCGTCGGCATGGCGGGGCGAGGCGACGAACTGGATGCCGAAGCGTCCCAGGTCCCAGCCGATGGTCGACAGGACGTTGGTGTCCGCTTCGCAGGCGTTGCAGCCGGCAGCGCTTACTTCGCGGAACTTCAGCGAGCGGCCGAACAGCGCCCGGGTCCGTTCCTCCAGGGCGCAGGCCAGGATTCGTTCGGCGCCCGGGCGGACGAGCAACTCCTCGCGGCGGTTGGCCGCCAGCCGGGGATCGGTGGTGAAGCTGATCGCCTCGTGGGGGCAGGCGGTGGCGCATTCCGGGCAGAAGAGGCATTTCCCCAGGTCGAGGGAGAGGTCGTCGGCGCAGGAGATGGCGCCGTAGGGGCAGGCGTCGGCGCAGCGGCGGCAGTCGGCCGGACACCGCTCCGTCAGGAATTCCGGGAAGCCGCGGAACCGGGGGGGAAGCGTCACCGGTTCCCGCGGATAGCGGGTCGTCCGGTGCCCCTGTTTCAGCCGGGCCAGGATCGCACGGATCATTGGCCGTGCTCCGTGGAAGGGGCGGGAGCCTCCCGCCGGCCGCCGGCAAGGTAGCCGAGCTTGAGTGAAATTTCGTCGGCGGCCTGGCGGACCTGGGGGATCAGTTCGGCGGCGAGCCGCTCGTCGGTCAGGCGCATTGCCGGTCCGGAAATGATCACCGCGGCGACGATCCGGCCGGTATGATTCCGGACCGGCGCTGCCACTCCCCGGATTCCTCGTTCCAGCTCTTCGTTGCCGACGGCGTATCCCTGTTCGGCGATCGCCGCCAGGTGGCGGGCGAGGGCCTCCCGGTCGGTGATTGTCCGGTCGGTGTAGGGGCGAAGCTCGACCCGTTCCAGATACTCGGCCAGCCGTTCCGGCGGCAGGGCGGCGAGCAGCACTTTGCCGGCGGCGGTGCAGTAGGCGGGGAGCCGGGAGCCGATCCGCGATGCCACCCGGACGGTCATGGTCGTTTCGACCGCTTCCAGGTAAGTGCTGAGATAATCGTGCATGGTGGCAATGTAGGCGGTTTCGTTGCAGACGTTCACCAAGTTCCTCAGTACCGTCTGGGCGTGGCGGAACAGTTCCGCCTGGGCAAGGAAGGTCCGGCTGATCTCGTAGGTCTTGAGCCCGAGGCGGTAGCAGCCGGTCAGCCGGTTGAGCTCCAGGTAGCCGCGCCGTTCGAGGGTCGCCACCAGCCGCTCGGTTGCCTGGGTGGTCAGTTCGAGCCGGTCGCGCATCTCCCTGATGCCGAGTTCGGCAACCTTGTCGTCGAACAGTTCCAGGAGGGTCAGGGCATTCGATACGGCCTGGATCATGTAGAACGATTTGTCGGTGCGCGGGACATTCGGTTTGCCGAGGTGTTCGGCACCTCCCTCCGGATTGGTTGTCGATTCTTTCTTTCGTCGTGCCACCGGTCGGTACTCCTTCCTACAGGTCAAAACCGCAATAAGATAGATTGAAGCTCTTGTTGCAGAGCGGGAAATCGGAAATCTGCTGGCCGCGCAGGGCCAGGGCGAGTCCCTGCCAGTTGTGGAACGAGGGGTCGGTCACCTTGTAACGGCGGAAACGGCCGGCTTCGTCGGTGATTGCCACGTGGCAGATTTCGCCACGCCACCCTTCGGTCAGCGCTACGGCGATCCGCTCGGCGTCCGGCGTCCCGGTTTGGTTGCGGCACGAGCCGACCGGCAGCTGGCCGAGCTGGTCGCCGATGAAGTCGAGGGATTTTTCCGCCTCCAGCCAGCGGACCACGGTCCGGGCGCAGACGTCACCGTGGTGGGCGGTGACCACCGGGATCTGGGCCATCCGGTAGATGCCGAACGGGTGGTCGAAGCGGACGTCCCGCTTGAGCCCGGAGGCGCGGGCTGCCGGGCCGACCAGCCCTAGTTTCTCCGCCGTTTCCAGCGGCACCGTGCCGGTATTTTCCAGCCGGCTCATCACCGACGGGGTGTCCCAGAGGAGTTTTACGGCATTGGCCAGGTCGGCGTGGGCGGCGTCGAGCCGGGCTCGCAGGTCGTCCCGGGCCGCCGGTTCGATGTCGAAGACGACGCCGCCGGGACGGAGCAGCCCCCGGCCAAAGCGGCTGCCGCACAGGACGGCGCTCATGTTGAGGAAGTCGCCCCTGATCCGGCCGCAGAAGGAGGAGGTTGGGAGGTAGCCGACGTCGCCGGCGATGGCGCCGAGGTCGCCGGTATGGTTGGCCAGTCGCTCCAACTCCAGGGCGATGCCGCGGATCACCTCCGCCCGGGCCGGCACCCGGCTCCGGGAGAGCGCTTCGACGACCATGCAGTAGGCCTGCATGTGGCCGATGGTGGTATCTCCGGCCACCGTCTCCATCTGGTAGGGGGTGCGGGGGTGGGGACCGCCGGCGAGCGCCTGCTCGATTCCCCGGTGCTGGTAGCCGAGGGAGATCTCCAGGTGCATCACCTGCTCGCCGTGGCACTGGAAGCGGAAGTGCCCCGGTTCGATGATCCCGGCGTGGACCGGGCCGACTGCCACTTCGTGGACCTCTTCCCCCTCGACCCGGTAGAACTCCATCACGCCGGGGAGGATCGGTTCTGCCGGTGCCCGGCCCCAGGCGTCGTGACCTGGGCGGAACGAGTGGTGGAAGCGGACCGGCTTCAGCCAGGGGTGGCCGGCGGGGATGATGCCGCACTGCTCGGCGATCTCTCGCTCGAAGAGGCTCACCTGGGGAGAGCGCTCGGCGAGCGAGGGGAACGACTCGCCGACGGTGGTCCGGAGCAGGCCGATCAAGCCATCGGCCTTGTAGGTGAGCACGCAGCAGAGAATCGCCCCGTCCGGCTCGGGGATGCCGAAGTAGGAGGCAACCTGCCAGCCGTGGCCGGTGGCGTCGATGATCTCCTGGAAAAAGCGGTCGCCGGCGAAGTGGGGGACCTCGGCGAACGGCAGCGCCATCCCGTTGTGGCAGGTGAGGAACGGACTCGTCACGGCCGCACCTCCAGAAGAGCGACGCCGTCGCGGAGCAGGCGCAGGAGCGGTTCGGGGATCCAGATGCCGAGGCAGAGGATGATGCCGAGCAAAAGCAGCGGCGGGGCTACGGTGAGGAAGCGATCCCGGTAGGCGGTCCGGGCGATGCCGGCCGGCACCCCTCCCATGACCAGAGGCAGCACCGTGGAGGCCATGCCGATGAAGACGATGGCCAAAAAGAGCAGGAACAGGCCGCCGATGACGTGCCGGCCCTCGACGAAGGCGCTGCTGACGATGGAAAACTCGCTGACGAAGGGGGAAAACGGCGGCGAACCGGTAATGGCGATGAAGCCGGCGAGGAACAGCCCTCCCGACCAGGGGAGTCGGGCGAGCGCCCCGCGGACCACCACCGTGCTCTTACTGTCGTAGGAGCGGTGGATGTTGCCGGAGGAGAGGAAGAGCACCCCCTTGGTCAGGCCGTTGTTTATGACATGGAACAGGGCGCCGAACAGCGCTCCCTTGCCGAGGCCAAGGGCAACGGCCATGATCCCGACGTGCTCGACGCTGGAGTAGGCGAGCATCCGCTTGAAGTCGGCCTGGCGGGCCATGAAGACGGCGGCGAAGGCCATCGAGATCAGCCCCATGGCGATCAGCGCGCTCTGGAAGAAGGCGCTTTCGCCCCCCGAGGCGAGGGCGATCTGGTAGACCCTGAGCAGCGCCAGGAAAGCGCAGTTGACCAAGCCCCCCGCCAGCAGCGCGCCGACCAGCCCCGGCGCCTCGCCGTAGGAGTCCGGTTTCCAGGCGTGGAGCGGGGCGAGCCCCATCTTCGAGCCGAAGCCGACCAGAAGGAAGATGAAGGCGGCGTGGAGCCAGCCGGGATTCAGCTCCCGGGCGACGGCGAGCAGCGGGCCGAGCAGCAGGGTGGCCTCCCGGTTGGCCAGGAGGGTCGAATAGGCGAGGAACATCAGCCCGAGCAGGGCGAGGGCGATGCCGACCGAACAGATCAGCAG contains:
- a CDS encoding chemotaxis protein CheD, giving the protein MNRQLFVGRKILRIPPCGYQVARGRIIMSTLLGSCVAACLYDPENGVAGMNHFMLSNRRYAREMPFSITEAGRYGIHAMELLINALMRHGARRANLRAKAFGGASIFTNRDVVGNFSCVGSVNCRFIREFLDNEGIPLVASDLGGERGRVIYFDGGDYSVYVRRMSGRRNIVVAERDRSLWQQSVEEHDREAAGIDLWLPGQPRY
- a CDS encoding ATP-binding protein, translating into MTLFSPVFRKHRTIRRIRLYLAIALAGWTALLALSIMLELSSLRGNTEQTARAEALMAYEKDALYRRWASRRGGVYVEASPDSPPNLHLSHVTERDIITPSGRHLTLVNPAYMTRQVFQTAKEFAGPQGHIASLRPLYHGNQPDSWEAKCLRSFERGTTEASSVESMAGQPYMRFMRPFIAEESCLKCHGVQGYKVGDVVGGISVAVPMAGLLAAQQEEVWQIWGWHGLLWLLGCVVIGWGGRRIGLDTVALVTQEERLTERNEELVMTEEELRQQVDEYQQAQNELQAEKNKLETIMASMGDGLIIVAPDYRIIYQNRVITALFGDRTGELCYQAYRGKAERCLDCPVDQSFADGRPHTEELTLQNAGRELCFEVIASPLRDWNGSIVAVVAVLRDVTERKKAQREMERLNASLEERVYERTALLESEIRQREAAQYEIGLLNEDLMRRTLQLEQSNRELESFSYSVSHDLRAPLRHINGFSHALAEEFGDLLNEECRGYLQRIDTAASRMGVLIDDLLSLARVTQAEMRHERVDLSGLCVQVLKQLQETAPARQVEWTVAPDVAACGDPLLLRQLMENLLGNAWKYTGNADVARIEFGRTEWEGTPCCFIRDNGVGFDMQYADKLFKAFQRLHGTEFEGSGIGLATVQRIIARHGGRIWAESAVGCGATFYFVLPGCPDR
- a CDS encoding DUF5684 domain-containing protein, with product MKGIWGGGVVLALVLAVLIGTVQIAGAKQVYLKDGGVIDCRSAWRDDGRVQVLVNRDTLVTLGTDEVDLPRTFGRPAAKQLRQKHHRGHHRSAGHGAAAATAADPPPAAGDPAPAGAVVDPATPPVKPEPALASPAVPHVAPSAEPPRQQSQPTVGIPAPAPVPANSIPPNVALFLSTFGTSLVAVLVVLFLFFLAVYWKVYVKAGEPGWSSLIPFYNLFILVKIAGKPWWWFLLLFLPLVNIIVAVLLHLALAARFGKGVLFGLGLAFLGFIFFPILAFGKAEYQPLIPSPAGA
- a CDS encoding thioredoxin family protein; amino-acid sequence: MRFLAVMALIVSCSALPAWGAKPAGKDLRGPTTPAALYAAFPIFRDNAAAYQPQAKVIAALRRIDRPTRIVVFFGTWCLDSRSEVPTLLKTLDVTANSRLTLELDAVDRLKDDGIGLADRFDIDSVPVFIFIRDGRELGRITVFPRTTMEEEMLAIIATHR
- a CDS encoding fatty acid--CoA ligase; this encodes MNDHLIPRTESAYSYPLLIKNLLQAPLVAAPDQEIVYRDSLRYTYRTLGERICRLANVLTSLGVKAGDTVAVMDWDSHRYLECFFAVPMIGAVLHTINVRLSPEQILYTIDHAEDDVLLVNSEFVPLLEQIKGRLDTVRTFVLLTDDRKPVAGSIPFAGEYEELLAAAPTSFDFPDFDENTRATTFYSTGTTGLPKGVYFSHRQLVLHTFATVAALATPLTHGRFHRQDVYMPITPMFHVHAWGLPYVATMLGVKQVYPGRYVPEQLLELIARERVTFSHCVPTILHMLLKSPASATVDLAGWKVIIGGASMSRTLCLEALQRGIDLFTGYGMSETCPILTLAHLTPEMLARPAAEQAEIRCKTGIPLPLVHLRLVDEQFRDVPRDGQSTGELVVRAPWLTQGYLKDHKASAKLWEGGWLHTSDVANIDPHGYAKITDRTKDVIKVAGEWLSSLELEDLLVHHPAVAEVAVIGQPDEKWGERPLALVVTKPDQQPPVTEKQLLHHVREYAEKGLISKQVVLLRLRFVAAIDKTSVGKTNKVALREKYL
- the lpxC gene encoding UDP-3-O-acyl-N-acetylglucosamine deacetylase, with amino-acid sequence MIKRQTTINRIFRLSGIGLHTGRTVTLEFLPRREFGIAFVNNGQLIPARYDMVADTRLSTQIAAGGASVATIEHLMAAFYYSGITNCLVYIDGPEVPIMDGSAWEFYHEIWRAGVYEFPEPGVYLQVTRPVEVRHNDAWVRIKPLNTLDITMTIEFRPPVGKQRKRVMDVENAVSIINSRTFVLHEEIEAIRKAGLAKGGSLDNAVVIGGESIVNPQGLRYKKELVNHKILDLIGDLYTCGYRLLGKVEAHKTGHYLNNLLLREIFSDPENYAIY
- a CDS encoding hydrogenase produces the protein MIRAILARLKQGHRTTRYPREPVTLPPRFRGFPEFLTERCPADCRRCADACPYGAISCADDLSLDLGKCLFCPECATACPHEAISFTTDPRLAANRREELLVRPGAERILACALEERTRALFGRSLKFREVSAAGCNACEADTNVLSTIGWDLGRFGIQFVASPRHADGLWVTGPVSENMREALLMTYEAIPAPKIVVACGACAINGGPYLDSPAAHNGIGDLVPVDLYIPGCPPHPVTILDGLLRLLGKI
- a CDS encoding IclR family transcriptional regulator, which encodes MARRKKESTTNPEGGAEHLGKPNVPRTDKSFYMIQAVSNALTLLELFDDKVAELGIREMRDRLELTTQATERLVATLERRGYLELNRLTGCYRLGLKTYEISRTFLAQAELFRHAQTVLRNLVNVCNETAYIATMHDYLSTYLEAVETTMTVRVASRIGSRLPAYCTAAGKVLLAALPPERLAEYLERVELRPYTDRTITDREALARHLAAIAEQGYAVGNEELERGIRGVAAPVRNHTGRIVAAVIISGPAMRLTDERLAAELIPQVRQAADEISLKLGYLAGGRREAPAPSTEHGQ
- a CDS encoding hydrogenase, whose amino-acid sequence is MTSPFLTCHNGMALPFAEVPHFAGDRFFQEIIDATGHGWQVASYFGIPEPDGAILCCVLTYKADGLIGLLRTTVGESFPSLAERSPQVSLFEREIAEQCGIIPAGHPWLKPVRFHHSFRPGHDAWGRAPAEPILPGVMEFYRVEGEEVHEVAVGPVHAGIIEPGHFRFQCHGEQVMHLEISLGYQHRGIEQALAGGPHPRTPYQMETVAGDTTIGHMQAYCMVVEALSRSRVPARAEVIRGIALELERLANHTGDLGAIAGDVGYLPTSSFCGRIRGDFLNMSAVLCGSRFGRGLLRPGGVVFDIEPAARDDLRARLDAAHADLANAVKLLWDTPSVMSRLENTGTVPLETAEKLGLVGPAARASGLKRDVRFDHPFGIYRMAQIPVVTAHHGDVCARTVVRWLEAEKSLDFIGDQLGQLPVGSCRNQTGTPDAERIAVALTEGWRGEICHVAITDEAGRFRRYKVTDPSFHNWQGLALALRGQQISDFPLCNKSFNLSYCGFDL